Proteins from one Malaya genurostris strain Urasoe2022 chromosome 2, Malgen_1.1, whole genome shotgun sequence genomic window:
- the LOC131429366 gene encoding uncharacterized protein LOC131429366, which yields MDTCCRVCMNDTNRNLIPISYEVENITIEQLITFCSGVVVESLDMLPKNCCERCVEALHIAYIIIKQCRDSNEKLRNLVKAKQDDSGKSYDSTDVETGIPEEADDPSIQNESNTENDDVHIVEHPIPTTCCACRVDYETADALSSHIKELHEPEKTDDDSKKPYQCDICFKRYFKKTSLNRHKRMGVSAIGVRLKEKEQPVDYRCCGCRNDFDCLALLREHSLLEHGVNKTNDETRPFECEICFKRYSNKTSLDRHFRERFSHRRTRIVRKLGPNQCCGCREKFTTKEQLVRHSKQVHESDRVTDLSGLKPFECNICFSRYSTQEAFNRHKSGHSNDQLYQCQQCEKSFVKQIMLRCHERKYHNGIHQEVIGPYQCTRCGKTFMQPSSLTNHEKVHDRSERYECSICQKQFCSKGSLQTHLKLHSNPAEQRKALFECSICHQRFKTPNYLEVHSRVHTGEKPYKCKYCSKLFAHASGHKRHLLTHNGVKPFACIYCGREFSNRPSMLIHEKSHGTERNARCDICDKDFVHDMYLRKHRKPFRLSISVGSAFRFRTVILLFVPGGSVRIPLVPAPGPVEVVDAVVLIAGDTVGLSRSCWAAIEPRGVLDCGPVELVVGDALVDDAVGSWDDLCWALNAPCGDACVLMVDICKDLALVMTGTCCLGVGVCIRLALLDGAALANGTRTMPMFIFLTTFSLSCGFAGPAFIEDGSRTMICGRGTPSSSTSSSSLATIVVVLVLVVVLVVVVKGTAFGLLASSGFEVGEGPLDRANEGEGVEYCPVVLGVTCLPTVVVVNTDDAADDIGIGCSFSIFMSAALLDVLGACELIGGGSCRGGCGKGLPLGTLTGNPLNCFNEFRALYGDTPIDVADVLVETVKAETGKMSVSTKTNTCRFCTNSGETVPLSAFFDFTDGKTLAEVVYDLTLVTISPDHTGPLQICVQDCLPRLTDCYIFKQQICRMEKENRSHFHAVGIREDGMSEDNYTMEVLMSDENSDNELEEKLNETNLHQMKQLVLPAEEQIVTRFEFENFDYIEYRGECCCACEKVFSDTNELQEHSKQLHGSSTNVDDTDIACQMCKTSFQSLTDLQTHIDHFASKEIFICKLCQKFFRRKEALMIHMEADKDHTMLANVTLEENTDESYAQDLLIDNTSLGDRNTEIQYDSSTSSDDKSRDQRNSSLPDEKCISSIDDYDQYQIIQLDRAERCCRCGEFFETYEKLLQHAQRKHHLGKAYSFDQPMCDVCCERFKSIAALNAHKTYCRQVKQLYYCKLCQTVCLRKFLLVKHFQTSHHQTGPPASLLMISDQSEKELVSNVDIEGTKFTLEHDVPGFPCCFLKCSFVFDTEAELDFHVDEQHGPRKAINLAERGSEQNICRTCLRSFGSRQLLLLHRKRTLRKKHICSYCAEAFIIPSRLREHELLVHSENTPKHPCDICSKIFRTPNLLKTHRLTHSQQRDFSCELCGAQFRFRFQLKKHINGVHPTSFPYQCKFCEKKFSTKAKYDLHLRSHTGEKPYACRHEPCEKRFSHVTDRKRHEMGVHTGERPYRCDLCAAAYIRKRELLIHQQKHQHIVATD from the exons ATGGATACTTGTTGCCGTGTGTGTATGAATGACACCAACAGAAATCTGATTCCAATCAGTTATGAAGTGGAAAACATTACAATCGAGCAACTAATAACCTTCTGTAGTGGTGTTGTG GTCGAAAGTTTGGACATGCTTCCAAAGAATTGCTGCGAACGATGCGTAGAAGCCCTTCACATAGCCTACATTATAATCAAGCAATGTAGGGATTCCAATGAAAAGTTAAGAAATTTAGTGAAAGCAAAGCAAGACGATTCTGGGAAAAGCTATGATTCAACGGACGTTGAAACAGGAATTCCTGAGGAAGCCGATGATCCTTCCATTCAGAATGAGTCGAACACCGAAAATGACGATGTACACATCGTTGAACACCCGATTCCTACAACGTGCTGTGCATGTAGAGTTGACTATGAGACGGCGGATGCTCTTTCTAGCCACATAAAAGAGTTACACGAGCCAGAAAAAACGGATGATGATTCGAAAAAACCGTACCAGTGTGATATTTGTTTCAAGCGGTACTTCAAAAAGACGTCCTTGAATCGCCACAAAAGGATGGGAGTTTCTGCAATAGGTGTTCGTTTGAAAGAAAAGGAACAGCCCGTTGATTATCGGTGCTGTGGTTGCCGGAACGACTTCGACTGTTTGGCGTTGCTGAGGGAACATTCTTTGCTGGAACACGGTGTCAATAAGACTAATGACGAAACGAGACCTTTTGAGTGTGAAATTTGCTTCAAGAGATACTCTAATAAAACATCATTGGATCGGCACTTCCGGGAACGCTTCTCCCATAGACGCACTCGTATTGTTAGGAAGCTTGGTCCGAATCAGTGTTGTGGTTGCCGAGAAAAGTTCACCACCAAGGAGCAGTTAGTACGACATTCTAAGCAGGTCCACGAATCGGATCGTGTGACTGACCTTAGCGGATTGAAACCGTTCGAATGCAATATCTGCTTCAGCAGATATTCCACCCAGGAAGCATTCAACCGACATAAATCTGGTCATTCCAATGATCAACTTTATCAGTGTCAACAATGTGAGAAATCTTTTGTCAAACAAATAATGCTCCGCTGTCATGAGCGTAAATATCACAATGGGATACACCAAGAAGTTATCGGCCCATACCAGTGTACAAGATGTGGTAAAACATTTATGCAACCAAGTTCTCTTACCAATCACGAGAAGGTTCATGATAGGAGCGAACGATACGAATGTTCCATCTGCCAGAAACAATTTTGCAGCAAAGGCAGTTTGCAGACCCACCTCAAGCTGCATTCAAATCCAGCGGAACAACGGAAAGCACTTTTCGAATGTTCGATTTGTCATCAACGGTTCAAAACTCCAAACTATCTGGAAGTACATTCGAGAGTCCACACCGGAGAGAAACCGTACAAATGCAAGTATTGCTCGAAGTTGTTCGCTCATGCCTCCGGCCATAAGAGGCATCTGTTGACACACAATGGCGTAAAGCCGTTTGCCTGTATATATTGCGGTCGCGAATTCTCCAACAGACCTAGCATGCTAATACACGAAAAAAGTCATGGTACGGAACGGAACGCCAGGTGCGATATTTGCGACAAAGACTTCGTGCACGATATGTATTTGCGGAAACATCGAAAAC CCTTCAGACTGTCTATCAGTGTTGGTTCTGCCTTTCGCTTCCGTACCGTTATACTGCTGTTCGTACCAGGTGGTAGTGTTCGAATTCCGCTAGTGCCTGCACCGGGTCCCGTCGAGGTGGTGGATGCTGTGGTTCTCATCGCTGGTGACACCGTTGGACT TTCGCGAAGCTGTTGGGCTGCTATCGAACCACGAGGTGTGCTAGACTGTGGTCCTGTGGAGTTGGTGGTAGGGGATGCACTGGTTGACGATGCGGTTGGTAGTTGGGATGATCTTTGCTGGGCATTGAATGCTCCTTGTGGTGACGCCTGCGTGTTGATGGTTGACATTTGCAAAGACTTAGCACTGGTTATGACAGGTACCTGTTGCCTCGGTGTCGGAGTTTGCATTCGACTGGCATTATTGGATGGTGCTGCACTGGCCAATGGAACTCGC ACAATGCCCATGTTTATTTTCTTAACTACCTTCTCCTTGTCCTGTGGATTTGCGGGACCTGCGTTTATCGAGGATGGATCGCGGACAATGATATGCGGCCGGGGGACTCCATCATCATCGACATCGTCATCATCGCTAGCAACGATCGTAGTAGTTTTAGTGCTAGTAGTAGTACTAGTAGTAGTAGTTAAAGGAACTGCTTTCGGATTGCTAGCTTCTTCTGGCTTCGAAGTAGGTGAAGGTCCACTGGATCGCGCTAACGAGGGTGAGGGTGTGGAATATTGTCCAGTCGTACTGGGAGTAACATGTTTGCCGACTGTGGTAGTGGTTAATACTG ACGATGCAGCAGATGACATCGGCATCGGTTGTTCGTTCAGCATATTTATGAGTGCCGCATTACTGGATGTGCTGGGAGCTTGTGAGTTAATCGGCGGAGGAAGCTGTAGAGGTGGATGTGGCAAAGGACTACCGCTAGGCACATTAACAGGAAATCCGTTGAACTGTTTCAATGAATTCAGAGCGTTGTACGGAGATACACCCATCGACGTGGCTGATGTGCTCGTAGAAACT GTGAAAGCTGAAACTGGCAAAATGTCAGTTTCCACTAAAACCAATACCTGTAGATTTTGTACAAATTCTGGTGAAACTGTCCCATTAAGTGCTTTTTTTGATTTTACCGATGGCAAAACATTGGCAGAAGTTGTTTACGATTTGACACTGGTGACCATATCGCCGGATCACACGGGTCCATTGCAGATTTGCGTCCAAGACTGTCTGCCTCGTTTAACTGATTGCTATATATTTAAACAGCAAATATGTAGAATGGAAAAAGAGAACAGAAG TCATTTCCATGCAGTTGGAATACGAGAAGACGGTATGTCCGAGGACAACTACACAATGGAAGTTTTGATGTCGGATGAAAATTCAGATAATGAATTGGaagaaaaactgaatgaaacaaATCTACATCAAATGAAGCAATTGGTTTTGCCTGCTGAAGAACAGATCGTAACTCGCTTCgagttcgaaaattttgattacATAGAATATAGAGGTGAATGTTGTTGTGCATGCGAAAAAGTCTTTAGTGATACCAATGAACTGCAGGAACATTCAAAACAACTTCATGGGTCATCGACGAACGTTGACGATACTGACATAGCTTGCCAGATGTGTAAAACGAGTTTCCAAAGTTTAACCGATCTGCAGACGCATATCGACCATTTCGCATCTAAAGAAATTTTTATCTGTAAATTATGTCAGAAATTTTTCCGAAGAAAGGAAGCATTAATGATTCATATGGAAGCTGACAAAGACCACACAATGCTAGCGAATGTTACATTAGAGGAAAATACAGATGAAAGCTACGCACAGGATTTACTAATTGACAATACATCCTTGGGGGATAGAAATACTGAAATTCAGTATGATTCATCTACATCGTCGGATGACAAATCCAGAGATCAGCGTAATTCAAGCCTTCCGGACGAAAAGTGTATTAGCTCTATCGATGATTATGACCAATACCAAATAATTCAACTGGACAGGGCCGAGCGATGCTGCCGTTGTGGAGAATTTTTTGAAACGTATGAAAAGCTGTTACAACATGCCCAACGGAAGCATCATCTTGGTAAAGCATACTCATTTGATCAACCAATGTGTGACGTTTGCTGCGAAAGATTCAAATCTATAGCGGCCCTGAATGCACATAAAACATACTGTAGACAGGTGAAACAGCTGTACTATTGTAAACTATGTCAGACAGTATGTTTACGAAAATTTCTTCTGGTGAAACATTTTCAAACGTCACATCACCAAACAGGACCTCCCGCTAGCTTGTTAATGATTTCCGATCAAAGCGAAAAAGAATTGGTGTCCAATGTCGACATCGAAGGTACAAAGTTTACTCTTGAACATGATGTTCCAGGGTTTCCATGCTGTTTCCTAAAATGTTCCTTCGTTTTTGACACCGAAGCAGAGCTTGATTTTCATGTTGATGAACAGCATGGGCCCCGAAAAGCGATCAATTTAGCAGAGAGAGGCAGCGAGCAAAACATTTGTCGTACATGCCTACGAAGCTTCGGTTCTCGTCAACTGTTGCTTCTTCATCGCAAGCGAACACTGAGAAAGAAACATATCTGCAGTTATTGTGCGGAAGCGTTTATCATACCAAGCCGACTGCGAGAACACGAACTGCTGGTTCACTCTGAAAATACACCGAAACATCCTTGTGACAtttgttcaaaaatatttcgaacCCCGAATTTACTGAAAACTCATCGCCTAACGCACTCCCAACAACGGGATTTTTCCTGTGAACTTTGTGGTGCTCAGTTCCGCTTTCGGTTTCAGCTAAAGAAACACATCAACGGGGTTCATCCGACGAGCTTTCCCTACCAGTGTAAGTTTTGCGAAAAAAAGTTCTCCACCAAAGCGAAGTATGACCTACATTTGCGTTCCCACACCGGAGAAAAGCCGTACGCCTGTCGGCATGAGCCATGCGAAAAACGATTTTCTCACGTTACCGATCGTAAGCGACACGAAATGGGCGTTCATACCGGCGAGCGACCATACCGATGTGATCTTTGTGCGGCGGCCTACATCCGGAAACGGGAATTGTTGATACATCAACAGAAACATCAACACATCGTAGCTacagattga